The following coding sequences lie in one Gloeocapsa sp. DLM2.Bin57 genomic window:
- a CDS encoding WD40 repeat domain-containing protein, whose protein sequence is MNQLVSAKRLQGHTDKVLALDFNDENNILASGSQDKTVRLWNLQQDKTLVLTGHGVNEWFCKVNAVAISSELNLLASGGDDLILRIWSLLTNQQVKTLTGHEQAITSLAVHPEGTIIASGGKDKKIILWSLDTGEIISTLEDHTDGVLSLCFNQDGSLLASGGDIGDRTLRIWSLSDHKSMILKGHSDWFGGVSAIAFHPNGRLVVTGSKDKTIKIWDLQQAKEMISLTGHTNEVTSVGISPNGKFLASSSKDKTVKLWNLSNGNLLATIPHPNSVTVVKFSHNGKMLASGCEDKIIRIFTNFYPQKTLTI, encoded by the coding sequence ATGAACCAGCTAGTATCTGCAAAAAGACTCCAAGGACATACAGATAAAGTTTTAGCCCTAGATTTTAACGATGAAAATAATATTCTAGCCAGTGGAAGTCAAGACAAAACCGTCAGACTCTGGAATCTTCAACAAGATAAAACTCTAGTACTGACAGGACATGGTGTTAATGAGTGGTTTTGTAAGGTTAACGCGGTAGCGATTAGTTCTGAGTTAAATCTTTTAGCTAGTGGAGGAGACGATCTCATCCTACGCATTTGGTCTCTACTTACTAACCAACAAGTTAAAACCCTGACAGGACATGAACAAGCAATAACTAGTTTAGCAGTACATCCCGAAGGAACAATCATCGCTAGCGGTGGTAAAGATAAAAAAATTATCCTTTGGTCTCTAGATACGGGTGAGATTATATCCACCCTAGAAGATCATACCGATGGGGTACTCTCACTCTGTTTTAATCAGGATGGTAGTTTACTAGCTAGTGGTGGTGATATTGGTGATAGGACTTTGAGGATTTGGTCTTTAAGCGATCATAAGAGTATGATACTAAAGGGACATTCTGATTGGTTTGGAGGTGTAAGCGCGATCGCTTTTCACCCCAATGGTCGTTTAGTAGTCACTGGAAGCAAAGATAAAACGATCAAAATTTGGGATCTTCAGCAAGCTAAAGAGATGATAAGTTTAACAGGACACACCAATGAAGTAACTTCCGTAGGGATTAGTCCTAATGGTAAATTCTTAGCTAGTAGTAGTAAAGATAAAACTGTGAAACTCTGGAATTTAAGCAATGGTAATTTACTCGCTACCATTCCTCACCCCAATAGCGTCACAGTTGTCAAATTTAGTCATAATGGTAAAATGCTCGCTTCAGGTTGTGAGGATAAGATAATTAGGATCTTTACTAATTTTTATCCCCAAAAAACCTTAACTATCTAA